From one Scophthalmus maximus strain ysfricsl-2021 chromosome 19, ASM2237912v1, whole genome shotgun sequence genomic stretch:
- the smarcad1a gene encoding SWI/SNF-related matrix-associated actin-dependent regulator of chromatin subfamily A containing DEAD/H box 1A isoform X1, with the protein MSSFNLERFRFDKKAAAANKEQESGSNSPESEKENKPAQMKPVKAPPKSHAKGVVFEEVISIDLEEDEVLAEPKTKVTSPRKSKNPKGKSSQNMVPDHTDGDDDNDLEEKVARLLEMFPQLTRKELLEVIGSTSTLEGAVDACFLKFGDKEAPEQDRKRKLDGSSSSLDSGEAQPSKKRRSSVVSSEEDDDDDVKEPSWEKQEAMVRRLQKKFPDQDKEELRLVLQEHDWNAEEALQVLQMFSDPDNTSFSSHESEEREPSKSKGKDKSSRDHKELKHHKDHRDSKKRNSHEDFTNHKNISETDGDSTDDTEATEDSEDESNTEDSKGSKHSSASTLSTWLQKSSHPVSSSSVKKTTASSSLKPSSSSSSSAAAQMLSRFASGTSIAKKQAAESKRKARASDEHVSSEGENDDEEDTVSSEFEDSDEELDPKGGMTDIKKEIITFFQDASIDELSLISGCSVKKAQKIVELRPFNSWQSLVELFHKENGLSEDLLLGCRLVLKERKVVLGLMTKCETISSKMVKQVTRVMEKGTGAMEQPSILNSQLELKTYQLIGLKWLLLLHEHKLSAILADEMGLGKTIQAIAFLAQLYQNGIEGPHLITVPSSTLDNWVRELKLWCPSLNVLVYYGSVEDRRYLRHDILSDNADFNVIVTTYNLAIGNDNDRSLFRKLRLKYAVFDEGHMLKNMNTLRYRHLMAINAEHRLLLTGTPLQNNLLELMSLLNFIMPSMFSSSTTQLSKMFSMKSHDEQSRFERDRISQAKLIMKPFILRRVKSEVLKQLPAKVEKVESCSMSEKQQVLYKNLLKKLKASTTGEKRELCNVMMQLRKMANHPLLHRQYYTTEKLKAMSKLMLKEPTHFDADAALIQEDMEVMSDFELHRLCHQYSSIGSYQLENYLLLDSGKFHYLTELLASLKDKGDRVVLFSQFTMMLDIVEVLLKHLKHRYVRLDGSTPIADRIVLIDEFNTDPDIFVFLLSTRAGGLGINLTSANVVILHDIDCNPYNDKQAEDRCHRVGQTRTVKVIRLISKDSIEDSILQLGQKKLKLEQDMTAADQEILEFTLSGTGEVNRGQQDRMKLATQIR; encoded by the exons ATGAGTTCGTTCAACTTAGAACGTTTTCGCTTCGACaagaaggcggcggcggcgaacaAGGAGCAGGAGAGCGGCTCCAACAGTCCCGAGTCGGAGAAGGAGAACAAGCCAG CTCAGATGAAACCTGTCAAAGCCCCCCCGAAGTCCCACGCCAAAGGAGTGGTTTTTGAGGAAGTCATTTCTATTGACTTAGAAGAGGACGAGGTCCTTGCTGAACCAAAGACCAAAGTTACATCGCCAAGGAAATCCAA GAATCCGAAAGGGAAATCATCCCAAAATATGGTACCAGATCATAcggatggtgatgatgacaatgatttGGAAGAAAAAGTTGCAAGGCTCCTAGAGATGTTTCCTCAGTTGACAAGGAAGGAGCTACTAGAG GTCATTGGGAGCACAAGCACATTGGAGGGTGCTGTAGATgcctgctttttaaaatttggcGATAAAGAAG ccccagaacaggacaggaagaggaagctggATGGATCCAGCAGTTCTCTGGACAGTGGCGAGGCTCAACCCAGCAAGAAGAGGAGATCATCAGTG gtttctagtgaagaagatgatgatgacgacgttAAAGAGCCGAGCTGGGAGAAGCAGGAGGCCATGGTGAGAAGACTGCAGAAAAAGTTTCCTGACCAGGACAAGGAG GAGCTGCGGCTGGTGCTGCAGGAACACGACTGGAATGCTGAGGAGGCTCTGCAGGTTCTGCAGATGTTCTCAGACCCAG ATAATACCAGCTTCAGCTCTCACGAGTCGGAAGAAAGGGAACCCAGCAAATCAAAGGGCAAAGACAAGTCAAGCAGGGACCACAAAGAGCTGAAGCATCACAAAGATCACAGAGACAGTAAAAAGAGGAATAGTCATGAGGATTTtacaaaccacaaaaacatCAGTGAAACAGATGGGGACAGTACAGATGATACAGAAGCTACAGAAGACAGTGAAGACGAGTCAAACACAGAAGACAGCAAAGGTTCCAAACACAGTAGTGCTTCCACTCTCTCTACGTGGCTTCAAAAAAGTTCTCACCCAGTGTCGTCCTCCTCTGTCAAGAAAACAACTGCCTCTTCCTCCCTAAagccatcttcctcctcctcctcctctgctgctgcccagATGCTCTCCAGATTTGCCAGCGGGACCAGTATAGCTAAGAAGCAGGCAGCAGAGAGCAAAAGAAAGGCTCGGGCCTCAGATGAACATGTCAGTTCTGAGGGGGAGAATGACGATGAAGAGGACACAGTCAGCAGCGAGTTTGAGGACTCGGATGAAGAGCTGGACCCCAAAGGTGGCATGACAGATATTAAGAAGGAGATAATCACGTTTTTCCAGGACGCATCGATAGACGAGCTGTCGCTGATCTCTGGGTGTTCTGTTAAAAAGGCCCAGAAAATTGTGGAACTGAGGCCCTTCAATAGCTGGCAAAGCCTG GTTGAATTATTCCATAAGGAAAATGGACTCTCAGAGGATTTACTCCTGGGCTGCAGACTTGTCCTCAAAGAGCGCAAGGTCGTCTTGGGGCTCATGACCAAATGTGAGACCATTTCCTCAAAAATGGTCAAACAGGTCACCAGGGTGATGGAGAAGGGCACGGGGGCCATGGAGCAGCCCAGCATACTCAACAGCCA GTTGGAGCTGAAAACTTACCAGCTGATTGGTCTCAAgtggctgctgctcctgcatGAGCACAAGCTGAGCGCTATCCTTGCTGATGAAATG GGTTTGGGGAAAACGATTCAGGCCATAGCATTTCTGGCCCAGTTGTACCAGAACGGAATAGAAGGTCCTCATCTCATCACTGTGCCGTCCTCTACACTGG ATAACTGGGTCAGAGAGCTGAAGCTGTGGTGTCCAAGCCTCAATGTTTTAGTCTATTACG GATCTGTGGAGGATCGCCGCTACCTCAGACACGACATCCTCAGTGACAATGCTGATTTCAACGTCATAGTGACGAC GTACAACTTGGCAATAGGAAACGACAACGATCGCAGCCTTTTCCGCAAACTGCGTCTGAAGTATGCTGTGTTTGACGAAGGTCACATgctgaaaaacatgaacaccCTGCGTTACCGTCACCTCATGGCAATTAAT GCGGAGCATCGCTTGCTGCTGACAGGAACTCCTTTACAGAACAACCTCTTAGAGCTGATGTCTCTGCTGAACTTCATCATGCCTTCTATGTTTTCCAGCTCCACTACACAGCTCTCCAAAATGTTTTCTATG AAATCCCACGATGAGCAGAGCCGCTTTGAGAGGGATCGCATTTCTCAGGCCAAACTCATCATGAAACCGTTCATCCTCCGAAGAGTCAAGAGTGAG GTCCTAAAGCAACTGCCAGCGAAGGTGGAGAAAGTAGAGTCCTGCTCAATGAGTGAGAAACAGCAGGTGCTCTACAAGAACCTCTTGAAAAAACTCAAGGCTTCCACCACTGGCGAGA AGCGCGAATTGTGTAATGTGATGATGCAATTGAGGAAGATGGCCAACCACCCCCTGCTTCATCGACAGTACTACACCACAGAAAAGCTCAAAGCCATGAGCAAACTCATGCTCAAG GAGCCAACTCACTTCGACGCAGATGCTGCTCTGATCCAGGAGGACATGGAGGTGATGTCTGACTTTGAGCTGCATCGTCTGTGCCATCAGTACTCGTCCATCGGCTCCTACCAGCTAGAAAATTATCTCTTGCTCGACTCTGGGAAATTCCACtacctcacagagctgctggccTCTCTTAAAGACAAG GGAGACAGAGTGGTATTATTCAGCCAGTTCACCATGATGCTGGACATTGTGGAAGTGCTGCTGAAACATCTCAAGCATCGTTACGTGAGACTCGATGGATCCACGCCCATAGCCGACAG GATTGTGTTGATTGATGAGTTCAACACGGACCCTGACATATTTGTGTTCCTGTTGTCAACGCGTGCCGGTGGCCTGGGCATCAACCTCACCTCGGCTAATGTTGTCATTCTACATGACATCGACTGCAATCCTTACAATGACAAACAGGCAGAGGACAGGTGTCACCGTGTAGGCCAGACCAG GACTGTGAAGGTGATCAGGTTGATCAGTAAGGACAGCATAGAGGACAGCATACTGCAGTTGGGCCAGAAGAAACTAAAGCTGGAGCAGGACATGACTGCCGCTGATCAGG aaatcttGGAATTCACTCTATCAGGGACTGGAGAGGTCAACAGAGGTCAACAAGATAGGATGAAGCTGGCGACTCAGATCAGATGA
- the smarcad1a gene encoding SWI/SNF-related matrix-associated actin-dependent regulator of chromatin subfamily A containing DEAD/H box 1A isoform X3, with product MKPVKAPPKSHAKGVVFEEVISIDLEEDEVLAEPKTKVTSPRKSKNPKGKSSQNMVPDHTDGDDDNDLEEKVARLLEMFPQLTRKELLEVIGSTSTLEGAVDACFLKFGDKEAPEQDRKRKLDGSSSSLDSGEAQPSKKRRSSVVSSEEDDDDDVKEPSWEKQEAMVRRLQKKFPDQDKEELRLVLQEHDWNAEEALQVLQMFSDPDNTSFSSHESEEREPSKSKGKDKSSRDHKELKHHKDHRDSKKRNSHEDFTNHKNISETDGDSTDDTEATEDSEDESNTEDSKGSKHSSASTLSTWLQKSSHPVSSSSVKKTTASSSLKPSSSSSSSAAAQMLSRFASGTSIAKKQAAESKRKARASDEHVSSEGENDDEEDTVSSEFEDSDEELDPKGGMTDIKKEIITFFQDASIDELSLISGCSVKKAQKIVELRPFNSWQSLVELFHKENGLSEDLLLGCRLVLKERKVVLGLMTKCETISSKMVKQVTRVMEKGTGAMEQPSILNSQLELKTYQLIGLKWLLLLHEHKLSAILADEMGLGKTIQAIAFLAQLYQNGIEGPHLITVPSSTLDNWVRELKLWCPSLNVLVYYGSVEDRRYLRHDILSDNADFNVIVTTYNLAIGNDNDRSLFRKLRLKYAVFDEGHMLKNMNTLRYRHLMAINAEHRLLLTGTPLQNNLLELMSLLNFIMPSMFSSSTTQLSKMFSMKSHDEQSRFERDRISQAKLIMKPFILRRVKSEVLKQLPAKVEKVESCSMSEKQQVLYKNLLKKLKASTTGEKRELCNVMMQLRKMANHPLLHRQYYTTEKLKAMSKLMLKEPTHFDADAALIQEDMEVMSDFELHRLCHQYSSIGSYQLENYLLLDSGKFHYLTELLASLKDKGDRVVLFSQFTMMLDIVEVLLKHLKHRYVRLDGSTPIADRIVLIDEFNTDPDIFVFLLSTRAGGLGINLTSANVVILHDIDCNPYNDKQAEDRCHRVGQTRTVKVIRLISKDSIEDSILQLGQKKLKLEQDMTAADQEILEFTLSGTGEVNRGQQDRMKLATQIR from the exons ATGAAACCTGTCAAAGCCCCCCCGAAGTCCCACGCCAAAGGAGTGGTTTTTGAGGAAGTCATTTCTATTGACTTAGAAGAGGACGAGGTCCTTGCTGAACCAAAGACCAAAGTTACATCGCCAAGGAAATCCAA GAATCCGAAAGGGAAATCATCCCAAAATATGGTACCAGATCATAcggatggtgatgatgacaatgatttGGAAGAAAAAGTTGCAAGGCTCCTAGAGATGTTTCCTCAGTTGACAAGGAAGGAGCTACTAGAG GTCATTGGGAGCACAAGCACATTGGAGGGTGCTGTAGATgcctgctttttaaaatttggcGATAAAGAAG ccccagaacaggacaggaagaggaagctggATGGATCCAGCAGTTCTCTGGACAGTGGCGAGGCTCAACCCAGCAAGAAGAGGAGATCATCAGTG gtttctagtgaagaagatgatgatgacgacgttAAAGAGCCGAGCTGGGAGAAGCAGGAGGCCATGGTGAGAAGACTGCAGAAAAAGTTTCCTGACCAGGACAAGGAG GAGCTGCGGCTGGTGCTGCAGGAACACGACTGGAATGCTGAGGAGGCTCTGCAGGTTCTGCAGATGTTCTCAGACCCAG ATAATACCAGCTTCAGCTCTCACGAGTCGGAAGAAAGGGAACCCAGCAAATCAAAGGGCAAAGACAAGTCAAGCAGGGACCACAAAGAGCTGAAGCATCACAAAGATCACAGAGACAGTAAAAAGAGGAATAGTCATGAGGATTTtacaaaccacaaaaacatCAGTGAAACAGATGGGGACAGTACAGATGATACAGAAGCTACAGAAGACAGTGAAGACGAGTCAAACACAGAAGACAGCAAAGGTTCCAAACACAGTAGTGCTTCCACTCTCTCTACGTGGCTTCAAAAAAGTTCTCACCCAGTGTCGTCCTCCTCTGTCAAGAAAACAACTGCCTCTTCCTCCCTAAagccatcttcctcctcctcctcctctgctgctgcccagATGCTCTCCAGATTTGCCAGCGGGACCAGTATAGCTAAGAAGCAGGCAGCAGAGAGCAAAAGAAAGGCTCGGGCCTCAGATGAACATGTCAGTTCTGAGGGGGAGAATGACGATGAAGAGGACACAGTCAGCAGCGAGTTTGAGGACTCGGATGAAGAGCTGGACCCCAAAGGTGGCATGACAGATATTAAGAAGGAGATAATCACGTTTTTCCAGGACGCATCGATAGACGAGCTGTCGCTGATCTCTGGGTGTTCTGTTAAAAAGGCCCAGAAAATTGTGGAACTGAGGCCCTTCAATAGCTGGCAAAGCCTG GTTGAATTATTCCATAAGGAAAATGGACTCTCAGAGGATTTACTCCTGGGCTGCAGACTTGTCCTCAAAGAGCGCAAGGTCGTCTTGGGGCTCATGACCAAATGTGAGACCATTTCCTCAAAAATGGTCAAACAGGTCACCAGGGTGATGGAGAAGGGCACGGGGGCCATGGAGCAGCCCAGCATACTCAACAGCCA GTTGGAGCTGAAAACTTACCAGCTGATTGGTCTCAAgtggctgctgctcctgcatGAGCACAAGCTGAGCGCTATCCTTGCTGATGAAATG GGTTTGGGGAAAACGATTCAGGCCATAGCATTTCTGGCCCAGTTGTACCAGAACGGAATAGAAGGTCCTCATCTCATCACTGTGCCGTCCTCTACACTGG ATAACTGGGTCAGAGAGCTGAAGCTGTGGTGTCCAAGCCTCAATGTTTTAGTCTATTACG GATCTGTGGAGGATCGCCGCTACCTCAGACACGACATCCTCAGTGACAATGCTGATTTCAACGTCATAGTGACGAC GTACAACTTGGCAATAGGAAACGACAACGATCGCAGCCTTTTCCGCAAACTGCGTCTGAAGTATGCTGTGTTTGACGAAGGTCACATgctgaaaaacatgaacaccCTGCGTTACCGTCACCTCATGGCAATTAAT GCGGAGCATCGCTTGCTGCTGACAGGAACTCCTTTACAGAACAACCTCTTAGAGCTGATGTCTCTGCTGAACTTCATCATGCCTTCTATGTTTTCCAGCTCCACTACACAGCTCTCCAAAATGTTTTCTATG AAATCCCACGATGAGCAGAGCCGCTTTGAGAGGGATCGCATTTCTCAGGCCAAACTCATCATGAAACCGTTCATCCTCCGAAGAGTCAAGAGTGAG GTCCTAAAGCAACTGCCAGCGAAGGTGGAGAAAGTAGAGTCCTGCTCAATGAGTGAGAAACAGCAGGTGCTCTACAAGAACCTCTTGAAAAAACTCAAGGCTTCCACCACTGGCGAGA AGCGCGAATTGTGTAATGTGATGATGCAATTGAGGAAGATGGCCAACCACCCCCTGCTTCATCGACAGTACTACACCACAGAAAAGCTCAAAGCCATGAGCAAACTCATGCTCAAG GAGCCAACTCACTTCGACGCAGATGCTGCTCTGATCCAGGAGGACATGGAGGTGATGTCTGACTTTGAGCTGCATCGTCTGTGCCATCAGTACTCGTCCATCGGCTCCTACCAGCTAGAAAATTATCTCTTGCTCGACTCTGGGAAATTCCACtacctcacagagctgctggccTCTCTTAAAGACAAG GGAGACAGAGTGGTATTATTCAGCCAGTTCACCATGATGCTGGACATTGTGGAAGTGCTGCTGAAACATCTCAAGCATCGTTACGTGAGACTCGATGGATCCACGCCCATAGCCGACAG GATTGTGTTGATTGATGAGTTCAACACGGACCCTGACATATTTGTGTTCCTGTTGTCAACGCGTGCCGGTGGCCTGGGCATCAACCTCACCTCGGCTAATGTTGTCATTCTACATGACATCGACTGCAATCCTTACAATGACAAACAGGCAGAGGACAGGTGTCACCGTGTAGGCCAGACCAG GACTGTGAAGGTGATCAGGTTGATCAGTAAGGACAGCATAGAGGACAGCATACTGCAGTTGGGCCAGAAGAAACTAAAGCTGGAGCAGGACATGACTGCCGCTGATCAGG aaatcttGGAATTCACTCTATCAGGGACTGGAGAGGTCAACAGAGGTCAACAAGATAGGATGAAGCTGGCGACTCAGATCAGATGA
- the LOC118313398 gene encoding protamine-like protein: MSAVLWLTLHGSHQGFINAEPVKRASRDITLQSLFLSEPHSSDPGTSAFTMSSAGKRAKSRRKRTGPTVSDLILKAMSVSTERVGVSLPGLKKALKAEGYDVAKNNARILTAIRRFLANKSLAQTTGTGASGSFQLNKKVPAPQKRKVAKKTKRTSAKKAAGVDTQAAKKSPKRRKKAKSPRSDKRTAAAKKPRSPSKTMRRFAKSYRTRAAAKK, translated from the coding sequence atgagCGCTGTGTTGTGGCTCACTCTCCACGGTTCTCATCAGGGCTTTATCAACGCTGAACCTGTCAAGAGGGCAAGCAGAGATATCACTCTTCAGtccttgtttctctctgaaCCTCACTCATCCGATCCTGGAACTAGTGCTTTCACAATGTCTTCAGCTGGGAAGAGAGCCAAGTctcggaggaagaggacgggTCCCACGGTGTCAGACTTGATACTGAAGGCCATGTCCGTGTCCACAGAGCGCGTCGGCGTGTCCCTGCCTGGCCTGAAGAAGGCTCTGAAGGCTGAAGGATACGACGTGGCAAAGAACAACGCCAGAATCCTCACCGCCATCAGACGTTTTTTGGCCAACAAATCCCTGGCCCAGACCACGGGCACCGGGGCCTCGGGCTCCTTCCAGCTGAACAAGAAGGTGCCCGCACCTCAAAAGAGGAAGGTGGCGAAAAAGACCAAAAGGACCAGTGCCAAGAAGGCAGCCGGAGTTGACACTCAAGCAGCCAAGAAGTCAccgaagagaaggaagaaggcaAAGAGTCCCAGGAGCGACAAGAGAACCGCTGCAGCTAAGAAGCCAAGGAGCCCGTCGAAGACCATGCGGAGGTTCGCCAAATCTTACAGGACCAGAGCTGCTGCCAAGAAGTAA
- the mpeg1.1 gene encoding macrophage expressed 1, tandem duplicate 1, whose amino-acid sequence MKTAAALLALSLLHVCSPVPISRPTNWLRQCRASTNLSITALEVLPGGGWDNLRNMDMGRVMNLSYFQCQTTEDGVYLIPDEVFVIPHKETGVETNSEIISTWLEQKSSTSFTINADVSYLSMLNGKFSTENQRMKTHQVKDSSTTARVQVRNFIYTVKAYPDFTLDTRFVQQAREIADAIENNQTRKADYLSEKMVLYYGTHVITSVDAGAALVQEDYLSSTYVSDNVSQTFSVKAQAGFNFFDKLKFDISSQMTQQSAALQTYQSNIQYSLIQSHGGGTPFYPGITLQKWQESTRNNLVAIDRSGFPLHFLINTNTLADLPQPTVGKVALRVSQAIERYYKVNTRPGCVDVNSKNFNFQANVNDNSCDGPATNLSFGGIYQECIKLSPDAGPLCDALAQKNPGTGDFSCRSPYLPTLLRSEVRQKGYNLHQCYTRSYACGFLWLSTCYKSVCQDNYYVSSARINTYWCSTNGEAPDNSGYLFGGIYSPSLLNPLTKAKSCPPNFIPLRFLSDGEVICVSNDYETGTRFAVPFGGLFSCQSSNPQAEGQRRCPPKFSQHLATVSDGCEILYCVQSGLFTGGQLLPIHLPPFTKPPLVSLQATNTVMVMTEGEKSWVRVGQTKMWKMAKPDEIKEIVRELNPESSQMSGGQKAAVAFGVMGLMVLVVVGAVLLTRRRKRLSGFGTAVGYEEIRGEAGCDEGEGATYQDEA is encoded by the exons ATGAAGACAGCAGCGGCACTCCTggccctctccctccttcatgTCTGCTCTCCTGTGCCCATCAGCCGCCCCACCAACTGGCTCAGACAATGTCGTGCCTCCACCAACCTCTCCATCACAGCGCTGGAGGTGCTGCCAGGCGGAGGCTGGGACAACCTTCGGAACATGGACATGGGTCGAGTCATGAACCTCAGCTACTTCCAGTGCCAGACCACTGAGGACGGGGTCTACCTCATCCCGGACGAGGTGTTCGTCATTCCCCACAAAGAGACGGGTGTGGAGACCAACTCAGAGATAATCAGCACCTGGCTGGAGCAGAAAAGCTCGACATCGTTCACCATAAATGCAGACGTATCCTACCTGTCTATGCTGAATGGAAAATTTTCTACTGAGAACCAGAGGATGAAAACCCATCAGGTCAAAGACTCGTCAACTACGGCCAGAGTGCAG GTTCGTAACTTCATCTACACAGTTAAGGCTTATCCAGACTTCACTCTGGACACACGCTTTGTCCAACAAGCCAGAGAGATAGCGGATGCAATTGAAAACAACCAAACACGAAAGGCAGACTATCTCTCGGAGAAGATGGTGCTGTATTATGGAACCCATGTTATCACGAGCGTCGATGCTGGGGCTGCATTGGTGCAGGAAGATTACCTCAGTTCTACATATGTGTCAGACAATGTGTCCCAGACTTTCTCTGTCAAAGCTCAGGCTGGCTTCAACTTTTTTGACAAACTCAAGTTTGACATAAGCAGTCAAATGACCCAACAGAGCGCAGCGCTCCAAACGTACCAGTCCAACATTCAGTACTCTCTCATTCAGAGCCATGGCGGCGGCACGCCTTTCTATCCTGGCATCACTCTGCAGAAGTGGCAGGAAAGTACCAGGAACAACCTGGTTGCCATTGATCGCTCTGGATTTCCCCTACACTTCTTGATAAACACCAACACCCTCGCTGACCTGCCACAGCCTACAGTTGGAAAAGTGGCTCTTAGAGTGAGCCAAGCCATCGAGCGATACTACAAAGTCAACACCCGCCCCGGCTGTGTCGACGTCAACTCCAAGAACTTTAACTTTCAGGCCAACGTCAATGATAATTCCTGTGATGGCCCTGCTACAAATCTCAGTTTTGGAGGTATCTACCAAGAGTGTATCAAACTTAGCCCCGATGCAGGTCCGCTTTGTGATGCGCTGGCCCAGAAAAACCCTGGAACAGGTGACTTCTCCTGTCGCTCACCTTACCTCCCAACTCTACTGAGATCAGAAGTGAGACAGAAGGGTTACAATTTACACCAGTGCTATACAAGAAGCTATGCCTGTGGATTTTTGTGGCTGTCAACTTGTTACAAATCAGTGTGTCAGGACAACTACTATGTTAGTTCAGCTCGCATCAACACCTACTGGTGCTCCACAAATGGAGAGGCCCCGGACAACTCAGGATACCTGTTTGGGGGCATCTACAGCCCCTCTCTCCTGAACCCCCTCACCAAAGCCAAAAGTTGTCCACCAAACTTCATTCCACTGAGGTTTCTCTCGGACGGGGAAGTGATCTGTGTGAGCAATGACTATGAAACGGGAACCAGATTCGCAGTGCCATTCGGGGGCCTcttcagctgtcagtcaagcAACCCACAGGCCGAAGGACAACGTCGCTGCCCTCCCAAGTTCAGCCAGCACCTTGCCACAGTGAGCGATGGCTGTGAAATTCTTTACTGTGTCCAGTCGGGACTGTTCACAGGCGGGCAACTGCTGCCAATCCATCTGCCCCCTTTCACCAAACCTCCACTTGTCAGCCTGCAGGCCACCAACACAGTAATGGTGATgactgagggagaaaagagcTGGGTCAGAGTGGGACAGACCAAGATGTGGAAAATGGCCAAACCAGATGAAATTAAGGAAATTGTACGTGAGCTCAACCCAGAATCAAGTCAGATGTCGGGTGGACAAAAGGCAGCGGTAGCCTTTGGGGTGATGGGTTTGATGGTGTTGGTGGTCGTAGGGGCAGTCCTCCTgacgaggagaaggaaaaggctGTCTGGGTTTGGGACGGCTGTGGGCTATGAGGAAATTCGTGGAGAGGCTGGCTGTGATGAAGGAGAGGGGGCGACATACCAAGATGAAGCTTAA
- the prf1.5 gene encoding perforin 1.5, with amino-acid sequence MQAGEYGRRSFILFMTALPVMLEVCMVHGCRTGSGSECDKAPFVPGHNLAGEGFDVVRMRRTGAYVINVKAHLADNHTCTLCPNRFQRGQIQRLPAAVLDWRPLSRCSKQLSSALHHSVDSLLRSSNSLVNNNWDMGLSLDKIGKVVMGGSRSDLAKFARSQHSVDKATFAIHEISCTYYSYRLADHPQLSAEFTKHLKRLPQSLNTSQSRALYRRLIDTYGTHYIYQVQLGGKVRRITAFRTCLATLKGFSESEINNCLNAELRMALGFLPANASFSNKCENLLKGNMSMGFYQGFMTHKIEIIGGERYFPDILYQQDPSEAYHSWMNSLHEHPDVVSYAIFPLHHLVEDPQISANLRSTVTEYIRENQLQEHQPALKNCSPTSNLDHNCCPLRAGRGALKLEIHRAAGMKADTFTKTDAYVKIFYNGKYEETETVMDDNNPVWNATYDFGSVELGQEMRFEVWDRDVLYNDMAGICVVFPERGTHSLSCQLSKGVLYFTYTIRCDAHLTGFRCGRYSPNAE; translated from the exons ATGCAAGCGGGAGAATATGGACGGCGCAGCTTCATTCTGTTCATGACGGCCTTGCCAGTGATGCTGGAGGTCTGCATGGTCCACGGCTGTCGGACTGGCTCGGGGTCGGAGTGTGACAAAGCTCCTTTTGTCCCAGGCCACAACCTGGCAGGGGAGGGTTTCGATGTGGTGCGGATGCGTCGAACGGGGGCATATGTCATCAATGTCAAAGCTCATCTGGCTGACAACCACACCTGCACACTGTGTCCAAACCGTTTCCAAAGGGGACAg ATTCAGAGGCTCCCAGCAGCAGTGCTCGACTGGCGTCCCCTCAGCCGCTGCAGTAAGCAGCTTTCGAGTGCCCTCCACCACTCTGTGGACTCCCTGCTGCGCAGCTCCAACTCCCTGGTGAACAACAACTGGGACATGGGTTTGAGCCTCGATAAAATTGGCAAGGTGGTAATGGGAGGAAGCCGCTCAGACTTGGCAAAGTTCGCCCGTTCACAGCACAGCGTGGACAAAGCCACTTTTGCCATCCATGAAATCAGCTGTACGTACTACAG CTACAGGCTGGCCGACCACCCCCAGCTGAGTGCAGAATTCACAAAGCATCTGAAGAGACTCCCACAGAGTTTGAACACAAGCCAGAGCAGAGCGCTGTACAGACGACTGATAGACACCTATGGAACGCACTACATTTACCAG GTCCAGCTTGGTGGCAAGGTGAGGCGAATCACTGCATTCAGGACCTGTCTGGCCACGCTGAAGGGTTTCTCCGAGTCTGAGATCAATAACTGCCTGAACGCTGAACTCCGTATGGCTCTAGGTTTCCTCCCCGCTAACGCGTCTTTCTCCAACAAGTGTGAAAACCTCCTGAAGGGCAATATGAGCATGGGCTTCTACCAGGGCTTCATGACCCATAAGATCGAGATTATCGGAGGGGAGAGGTACTTCCCCGACATCCTCTACCAGCAGGACCCCTCTGAAGCGTACCACAGCTGGATGAACAGCCTCCATGAGCACCCTGATGTGGTTTCTTACGCCATCTTCCCTCTGCATCATTTGGTGGAGGACCCACAGATCAGTGCCAATCTGAGAAGCACCGTCACCGAGTATATTAGAGAGAACCAGCTGCAGGAGCACCAGCCTGCTCTCAAGAACTGTTCCCCAACTTCCAACCTGGATCATAACTGTTGTCCACTAAGGGCTGGCAGAGGGGCCCTCAAACTGGAGATCCACAGAGCTGCGGGTATGAAGGCAGACACCTTCACAAAAACAGACGCCTACGTGAAAATCTTCTACAACGGAAAGTacgaggagacggagacggtAATGGACGACAACAACCCAGTGTGGAATGCCACTTATGACTTTGGTTCAGTTGAACTGGGTCAGGAGATGAGGTTTGAAGTCTGGGACAGGGATGTGCTCTATAATGACATGGCTGGGATATGTGTGGTGTTTCCCGAGCGAGGAACTCACTCTCTGAGCTGCCAGCTCAGCAAAGGAGTTCTCTACTTCACCTACACAATAAGATGTGATGCTCACTTGACAGGCTTTAGGTGTGGAAGATACTCCCCCAATGCTGAGTAG